A portion of the Cryptomeria japonica chromosome 5, Sugi_1.0, whole genome shotgun sequence genome contains these proteins:
- the LOC131042165 gene encoding uncharacterized protein LOC131042165: MIEVYLMTCITWAACGAERGKMLKFLSKVKIDFNAFDPRAASALEFLAQCSSLKARDSNPSCQVIVNRRTDEHHPQITITYSNGIEESIDGSITNAQTIRKKILETGRMLETQQMFKEAGQSWPVMIPEEELYQFAKPTKAKKAQEK, translated from the coding sequence ATGATTGAAGTTTATCTTATGACGTGTATCACTTGGGCGGCGTGCGGAGCAGAGCGAGGCAAAATGTTGAAGTTTCTGTCAAAAGTGAAGATCGATTTCAATGCATTCGATCCGCGAGCGGCATCGGCGCTTGAATTCCTGGCGCAGTGCAGCTCCCTGAAGGCCAGAGACTCCAACCCCAGCTGCCAGGTTATTGTCAACAGACGGACGGACGAGCACCATCCCCAAATAACCATCACATACAGCAATGGCATCGAAGAATCAATCGACGGCTCCATAACCAACGCGCAAACCATTCGCAAAAAGATTTTGGAAACGGGACGGATGTTGGAGACGCAACAGATGTTCAAGGAAGCTGGTCAATCATGGCCCGTTATGATCCCTGAAGAGGAGCTATATCAGTTTGCCAAGCCCACCAAG